A portion of the Podospora pseudoanserina strain CBS 124.78 chromosome 2, whole genome shotgun sequence genome contains these proteins:
- a CDS encoding hypothetical protein (EggNog:ENOG503P1ZX; COG:S), whose translation MLASLFDYVQNGIPIRFVYVKEMRLVDRAFVQQHYLPRVTRLRTNPVTLEFSEHTSSTKPRMQAYLQTVVKYNMLSHRWLLEGEPSFKDMMDGTAASTAGYQKLRNFCEVSRSEFVWSDTCCIDKRSSSELHELIQSMFK comes from the coding sequence ATGCTGGCGAGTCTTTTTGACTATGTCCAAAATGGTATCCCCATCCGTTTCGTATATGTCAAAGAGATGCGGCTCGTTGATCGAGCTTTCGTGCAGCAACATTACCTTCCCCGTGTCACGAGGTTGAGAACAAATCCCGTCACCCTGGAATTCAGTGAACATACCTCCTCGACCAAGCCGCGCATGCAGGCTTACCTGCAGACGGTGGTGAAATATAACATGCTCTCCCACAGGTGGCTGCTCGAGGGGGAGCCCAGCTTCAAGGACATGATGGACGGAACAGCCGCCAGCACGGCAGGCTACCAAAAACTTCGGAACTTTTGCGAGGTTTCTCGCAGTGAGTTTGTCTGGTCCGACACCTGCTGCATCGACAAGAGAAGCTCTTCCGAGCTCCACGAGCTTATCCAGTCCATGTTCAAGTGA
- the VPS55 gene encoding Vacuolar protein sorting-associated protein 55 (COG:T; EggNog:ENOG503P3FU), with product MPTAGLKTIIALSFVLALGFLLVILSCALYSKYHPLLVVATYVLAPVPNWICSHCANPDDFVESSGAAILDLGRFCTGFLVVMGIALPVVLAHSGIIATAAAVMSIVGGLLIYGTIISFGQFFQEEQEF from the coding sequence ATGCCCACCGCCGGCCTAAAAACAATCATAGCCCTCTCCttcgtcctcgccctcggcttcctcctcgtcatcctctcctGCGCGCTCTACTCCAAAtatcaccccctcctcgtcgtcgccacCTACGTCCTCGCCCCGGTGCCCAACTGGATATGCTCCCACTGCGCCAACCCCGACGACTTTGTCGAGAGCTCGGgcgccgccatcctcgacctGGGCCGGTTCTGCACCGGGTTCTTGGTCGTGATGGGCATCGCGCTCccggtggtgctggcgcaTAGCGGGATTATCGCCACGGCAGCGGCGGTGATGAGCATTgtgggtgggttgttgaTTTATGGGACGATTATAAGTTTTGGACAGTTTTttcaggaggagcaggagttttag